The following coding sequences are from one Paenibacillus sp. JDR-2 window:
- a CDS encoding sensor histidine kinase: MERRGWLRKAVVLIRNMRFQNKLMAGYLLACVIPLLGVSALIFHKSAEGLEQSSQEFASLYTSQIRTTLNEFIDEYDKVTKSVLVDSEVISKLGEEQTLSMDELIIQRVAIQRLLMRITLLKPAIGTAILISKENNVYQYTTTTSRVNEGMLLSRDWYKQLRSSEDTFFITGLHDRSYYEDKGAGAVVTVGRVLFSSDGAYAGMLLIDLDPFALLQLDPDFILARDKYGISVIISNREHEIVYHSDAASGRLSWEQVLDSGERYIQDDSSHGKIILTGTTSREKLFIKTEIPRSKLLQKINQIKAMTVIAILMSCLVITLISLGLSYTITKPIKALRRRMKQAETGQYLPIERVQSNDEIGSLVRSYNKMITTIGTLIEDVYIAEIKRRQAKLAALQNQINPHMLYNTLESIRMKSLMKDDEETADMIKILARMFRLTLGKEGRHHSVRHELEYTANYLQLQNIRFDDSFHLHIKVPDEMLSCSIIPLVFQPIVENSINHGFEDYSRPLNIEIEGIWTEEGEILIRITDDGAGISAGKHKELLHLLEEAGAGKHRLADAELPENEGLGLKNIAERIKLHYGERYYLTIRPGQDRGTIVEILIPRL, translated from the coding sequence ATGGAGCGAAGAGGCTGGCTGCGAAAGGCAGTAGTATTAATCAGAAATATGAGGTTCCAGAACAAATTAATGGCGGGGTACCTTTTGGCCTGCGTTATTCCGCTGCTTGGAGTAAGCGCACTTATTTTTCATAAATCGGCGGAAGGGCTTGAACAATCTTCACAGGAATTCGCTTCCTTGTATACTTCTCAGATCAGGACGACATTAAACGAATTTATTGATGAGTATGACAAGGTTACGAAGTCGGTACTGGTCGACAGCGAAGTGATTTCCAAGCTTGGTGAAGAGCAGACTTTATCCATGGATGAGTTAATTATTCAAAGAGTAGCCATCCAAAGATTACTGATGCGCATTACTTTGCTCAAGCCGGCTATAGGTACGGCTATATTAATCAGCAAGGAGAACAATGTGTACCAATACACGACAACCACGAGCAGAGTAAACGAGGGGATGCTGTTATCGCGGGACTGGTACAAGCAGCTTCGCAGCTCGGAGGATACATTTTTTATTACCGGCTTGCATGACCGTTCCTATTACGAGGATAAGGGTGCAGGAGCCGTAGTGACGGTAGGAAGAGTGCTGTTCAGCTCCGACGGAGCGTATGCGGGCATGCTCCTGATTGATCTGGATCCGTTTGCGCTGCTGCAGCTTGACCCTGATTTTATACTAGCCAGGGATAAATACGGGATCAGCGTCATAATCAGCAATCGCGAGCATGAGATTGTGTACCATTCCGATGCGGCCAGCGGCCGGCTTTCCTGGGAACAGGTGCTTGACTCCGGAGAGAGATATATCCAGGACGACAGCAGCCATGGAAAGATTATTTTAACCGGGACGACTTCGCGGGAGAAGCTCTTTATCAAAACGGAGATTCCTCGCTCAAAGCTGTTGCAGAAAATCAATCAGATTAAAGCGATGACCGTAATCGCTATTCTTATGAGCTGCCTGGTTATTACGCTTATCTCGCTAGGACTCAGCTATACGATAACAAAACCTATCAAAGCGCTCCGCAGAAGGATGAAGCAGGCGGAGACCGGCCAATATTTGCCCATCGAACGAGTGCAGTCCAACGATGAGATTGGAAGTCTCGTGCGCAGCTACAACAAAATGATTACGACAATCGGAACCTTGATTGAAGATGTGTATATAGCGGAGATCAAGCGGCGTCAAGCCAAGCTTGCCGCGCTCCAGAACCAGATAAATCCCCACATGCTGTACAATACGCTGGAATCCATCCGCATGAAATCACTGATGAAAGACGACGAGGAAACAGCGGATATGATCAAGATTTTGGCGCGCATGTTTCGCTTAACGCTGGGGAAAGAAGGCAGGCACCATTCGGTGCGGCATGAATTGGAGTATACGGCCAATTACTTGCAGCTTCAGAATATCCGGTTTGACGATTCTTTCCATTTGCATATAAAGGTACCGGATGAAATGCTGTCATGCAGTATTATTCCCCTTGTATTCCAGCCTATTGTTGAAAATAGCATTAACCATGGATTCGAGGATTACAGCAGGCCATTAAATATCGAGATTGAGGGCATCTGGACGGAAGAAGGGGAGATCCTGATCCGGATAACGGATGATGGGGCAGGGATTTCTGCTGGGAAGCATAAGGAGCTGCTTCATTTGCTGGAGGAAGCAGGGGCGGGCAAGCATAGGCTAGCAGATGCCGAGCTGCCTGAGAATGAAGGCTTAGGCCTGAAAAATATTGCTGAACGTATTAAGCTCCATTACGGTGAGCGGTATTACCTTACGATTCGTCCGGGTCAAGACCGAGGAACCATTGTGGAAATTTTAATCCCCCGGCTTTAA
- a CDS encoding MerR family transcriptional regulator: METRMRIGELARRAGVTQRTVRHYESIGLMPPGEREGSGQHYYNEESLERLRKIDQLKRLGFSLDEMREVVQLYFIDPSGVQTKRKALDILRQHLAETDQKMSELERFRGEMQSMIDHFERWFEQKGE; the protein is encoded by the coding sequence ATGGAAACACGCATGCGAATTGGTGAACTGGCAAGAAGGGCAGGGGTTACTCAACGCACCGTCCGGCATTACGAGAGCATCGGGCTTATGCCTCCGGGAGAGCGGGAAGGTTCTGGCCAGCATTATTATAACGAGGAATCCCTTGAACGTCTCCGAAAAATCGACCAGTTAAAGAGGCTAGGCTTTAGCCTCGATGAAATGCGCGAGGTCGTTCAGTTGTATTTTATCGATCCCAGCGGCGTACAGACCAAACGGAAAGCACTTGATATCCTGCGTCAGCATTTGGCCGAGACGGATCAGAAAATGAGTGAATTGGAAAGGTTTCGCGGGGAAATGCAGTCTATGATTGACCATTTCGAGCGGTGGTTTGAACAAAAAGGTGAATAG
- the mraY gene encoding phospho-N-acetylmuramoyl-pentapeptide-transferase, protein MDTSLLVALSISFAIVTVFTPVLIWGLRSLKLLQPIRIELPADHQAKRGTPLMAGLILLIGVFTSVYFHPSPLMLFLGATFVLFSLVGFMDDMKKAAFQDPSGISGKTKLVFQFAFTILLLYILLTQFHLSSDILLLSSLAVHLPVWVYLILMMLFIVGSANAINFTDGLDGLLINVSIPTYFFFFMISDKTEIKTFSLVMIGCLLGLFLYNIYPAKAFMGDTGSLAIGGSLTFLAVIEKVEILIPILFSVYIAEQLSVILQVWYYKKTKKRLFRMAPIHYHFSLKYGWSENKIVIIFGFVSWISALICWVLWKYMR, encoded by the coding sequence GTGGATACTTCGTTACTTGTTGCGTTAAGTATTTCATTTGCCATTGTGACGGTGTTTACTCCTGTCTTGATATGGGGGCTTCGCAGCTTGAAGCTGCTTCAGCCTATTCGGATTGAGCTGCCGGCGGATCATCAGGCCAAACGCGGAACGCCGCTAATGGCTGGGCTCATTCTGCTTATCGGCGTGTTTACCTCGGTCTATTTTCATCCCAGTCCGCTTATGCTTTTTCTTGGAGCAACGTTTGTTTTGTTCAGCCTGGTAGGCTTTATGGACGATATGAAGAAGGCGGCCTTTCAAGATCCTTCAGGCATTTCAGGGAAAACAAAGCTGGTATTCCAGTTTGCGTTTACGATTCTATTGCTATATATACTGTTGACTCAATTTCATTTGAGTTCCGATATTCTGCTGCTTAGTAGCTTAGCGGTTCACCTGCCGGTGTGGGTATACTTGATTCTTATGATGCTGTTTATCGTCGGCTCCGCGAATGCGATCAACTTTACGGATGGGCTCGACGGGCTGCTCATTAACGTCTCCATCCCGACTTATTTTTTCTTCTTTATGATTTCGGACAAAACAGAAATTAAGACTTTCTCGTTAGTGATGATTGGCTGCCTGCTGGGGTTATTCCTATACAATATTTATCCGGCCAAAGCTTTTATGGGCGATACCGGCTCGCTTGCGATTGGCGGATCGCTAACCTTTTTAGCTGTTATTGAGAAAGTTGAAATTCTAATTCCGATATTATTTTCAGTCTATATAGCTGAACAATTATCGGTCATTCTGCAGGTCTGGTATTACAAGAAAACGAAAAAGAGATTGTTCCGGATGGCTCCGATTCACTACCATTTCAGTTTGAAATATGGCTGGAGTGAAAATAAGATCGTTATTATTTTCGGATTTGTATCTTGGATATCCGCCTTGATCTGCTGGGTTTTATGGAAGTACATGCGATGA
- a CDS encoding NAD(P)-dependent alcohol dehydrogenase, producing MITAHARATFSQEGTFELTAIERRELQPRDILIEIKFAGICHSDIHSARGEWGTVQYPFVPGHEIAGIVTKVGSEVTKYNVGDRVGVGCMVDSCGKCANCHKGEEQYCMEGMTGTYGSIDRYGQYTQGGYSTHIVVKEEFVVKIPDALALDAAAPLLCAGITTYSPLRHWGAAPGKKVAVVGLGGLGHMAVKLAHAMGAEVTVLSQSLKKKEDGLQLGADHYYATSDPETFKQLASSFDLIVNTVSAKIDINAYLSLLAVDGTLVNVGAPSEPLPVQVFSLIPQRRSFAGSSIGGIRETQEMLDFCAEHQITPEIEVISANRIDEAWERVLASDVRYRFVIDVSTMRNQ from the coding sequence ATGATTACAGCTCATGCACGCGCAACATTTAGTCAAGAAGGGACTTTCGAACTCACGGCTATCGAACGCAGGGAACTGCAGCCTCGCGATATCCTTATAGAAATTAAGTTTGCCGGAATTTGCCATTCCGATATTCATTCCGCCAGGGGTGAATGGGGAACTGTGCAATATCCTTTTGTTCCGGGGCACGAGATTGCCGGAATTGTCACTAAGGTTGGTTCGGAAGTAACCAAGTATAACGTTGGCGACCGGGTTGGAGTAGGCTGCATGGTTGATTCCTGCGGGAAGTGCGCAAACTGCCATAAGGGGGAAGAGCAGTATTGCATGGAAGGAATGACCGGTACTTACGGCTCTATCGACCGCTACGGGCAATATACCCAAGGCGGTTATTCCACTCATATCGTCGTAAAGGAAGAGTTCGTGGTTAAAATTCCCGACGCATTGGCGCTGGACGCCGCCGCCCCGCTTTTGTGCGCCGGCATTACAACGTATTCGCCGCTGCGGCATTGGGGAGCCGCTCCAGGCAAAAAGGTTGCCGTTGTGGGACTTGGCGGTCTTGGACATATGGCCGTGAAGCTCGCCCACGCCATGGGAGCAGAGGTAACGGTATTATCGCAATCCTTGAAGAAGAAAGAAGACGGTCTGCAGCTTGGCGCGGACCATTATTATGCGACAAGCGATCCGGAGACGTTCAAGCAACTGGCTAGTTCCTTTGATCTTATCGTAAATACGGTAAGCGCGAAGATCGATATTAATGCGTACCTTTCTCTCTTGGCCGTGGACGGTACGCTGGTCAACGTTGGTGCTCCATCGGAGCCGCTGCCGGTTCAAGTATTCTCGTTGATTCCTCAGCGCCGTTCGTTTGCCGGTTCGTCTATCGGCGGAATTCGCGAAACGCAGGAGATGCTGGACTTTTGCGCTGAACACCAGATTACGCCCGAAATCGAAGTCATTTCGGCCAATCGGATAGATGAAGCCTGGGAGCGCGTATTGGCTTCGGATGTCCGGTATAGATTTGTCATTGACGTCAGCACGATGAGGAATCAGTAA
- a CDS encoding SDR family NAD(P)-dependent oxidoreductase: MTDFASVSGKIAIVTGAADGLGKAIGLCFAENGMKVVVSDIHADKGSDVAREIASNGGDAVFFKADVSKEEDVRGLIDFAVETYGRLDGIVNNAGISADSRPIHEYSIEEFDKITAIDLKGVFMGMKYGIEAILKSKSASGFVINVASLAGIMGNSSMGIYTSSKHGVVGLTKSAALDYAACNITVNAICPGTIRTSIWGDAPEEVIQQYAKILSPNGRLGDPKEVAHVALFLASDLARYISGSAITIDAGSHVGKVTPTQWSHPEILD, translated from the coding sequence ATGACGGATTTCGCAAGCGTAAGCGGTAAAATTGCCATCGTAACCGGTGCAGCCGACGGTCTCGGCAAAGCTATCGGGCTTTGTTTTGCCGAGAATGGAATGAAGGTCGTTGTCTCCGATATTCATGCGGACAAGGGCTCGGACGTTGCACGGGAGATTGCGTCAAATGGCGGAGATGCTGTCTTTTTCAAAGCGGATGTCAGCAAAGAAGAGGATGTCAGAGGATTAATCGATTTTGCGGTTGAGACTTACGGCCGGTTGGACGGTATCGTCAATAATGCGGGCATAAGCGCCGATAGCAGGCCCATCCACGAATATTCCATTGAAGAATTCGATAAAATTACGGCTATTGATCTCAAGGGTGTATTTATGGGAATGAAATACGGGATCGAGGCGATTCTGAAGTCGAAATCCGCAAGCGGATTTGTCATTAATGTGGCTTCCCTGGCAGGAATTATGGGCAATAGTTCGATGGGCATTTATACTTCGTCCAAGCATGGGGTTGTAGGATTAACGAAAAGCGCCGCCCTTGATTATGCCGCTTGCAACATCACCGTCAACGCCATTTGCCCGGGAACCATCCGGACTTCGATCTGGGGAGACGCACCCGAAGAAGTGATCCAGCAATACGCCAAGATCCTCTCACCAAACGGCAGGCTTGGCGATCCGAAGGAAGTGGCCCATGTCGCCTTATTCCTGGCTTCCGATCTTGCCCGTTATATCAGCGGTTCTGCCATAACGATCGACGCTGGTTCCCACGTTGGCAAAGTAACTCCTACGCAATGGTCTCATCCGGAGATTTTGGACTAA
- a CDS encoding manganese efflux pump: MHWLSILGIGLASNLDNLGIGFSFGTRRIKIPIRSNLLIAALSTLSAYIAIRCGHLIATYTSPTFANTIGGSMIMAIGLWAIIKSLMAANRRKASNAQKSYKADHDGDVIITWKETWTLGIALSLNCIASGLGAGVTGVSAWGTTISVGAFSIITIAMGSRLGHQISNTVVGKYSNAIGGIILIGIGIYEIII, translated from the coding sequence TTGCATTGGCTTAGTATTTTGGGGATTGGTCTGGCATCTAATTTAGACAATTTGGGAATCGGCTTTTCTTTTGGCACCCGGCGCATAAAAATTCCTATTCGTTCTAACCTGCTTATTGCCGCCTTATCAACGTTATCCGCTTATATCGCTATAAGATGCGGACATCTGATTGCAACGTATACGTCACCAACCTTTGCGAATACTATTGGCGGCAGTATGATAATGGCCATTGGCTTGTGGGCGATAATCAAGTCCCTGATGGCGGCAAACAGAAGGAAAGCATCAAATGCGCAAAAATCATATAAAGCAGACCATGACGGAGATGTCATCATAACTTGGAAGGAAACATGGACGCTTGGTATTGCTCTTTCGTTAAATTGTATTGCCAGCGGATTAGGGGCGGGAGTTACAGGTGTCTCGGCATGGGGAACAACGATTTCGGTAGGAGCGTTCTCGATTATTACCATTGCAATGGGTTCGCGTCTGGGACACCAAATATCCAATACGGTGGTTGGGAAGTATTCCAATGCAATAGGGGGAATTATTTTAATTGGCATTGGTATTTATGAAATCATTATCTAA
- a CDS encoding cupin domain-containing protein, with protein MTIRRIGTQPSGKGPFDYFTGTVRIDPLFEAPDPARVAGASVTFEPGARTAWHTHPLGQTLIVTAGSGRIQRWGGPIEDIFPGDVVWFPPGEKHWHGASPTTAMTHIAIQERLDGKAVEWLEKVSEDQYQG; from the coding sequence ATGACGATCAGAAGAATTGGAACTCAGCCTTCCGGCAAAGGACCGTTTGATTATTTTACGGGAACGGTGCGCATTGATCCTCTGTTTGAAGCGCCAGACCCTGCGCGGGTTGCAGGAGCAAGCGTGACGTTCGAGCCGGGAGCAAGGACCGCATGGCATACGCATCCGCTTGGCCAGACGCTCATTGTAACCGCGGGCAGCGGACGGATCCAACGCTGGGGAGGACCAATTGAGGACATTTTCCCCGGAGACGTGGTCTGGTTCCCGCCGGGAGAGAAGCATTGGCATGGCGCTTCTCCAACGACCGCGATGACTCATATTGCCATACAGGAACGTCTCGACGGCAAGGCAGTCGAATGGCTGGAGAAAGTAAGCGAAGATCAGTACCAAGGCTGA
- a CDS encoding TetR/AcrR family transcriptional regulator, producing the protein MITTKENMCELAIQMFKEMGFEQVSINMICNQLKVTRGSFYHHFSSKNDLLLFWFSSQVEKNIAVDMSLASPKRILKKQTMDYAAIIHQVGHDLMYHILMAEFELEGRHFYTYLHAEDQSVSLIHKAIELQEIHSAESAKKLFDAYTAAMVGAIVMWKFDNGQFDIADKIESIFDTIFS; encoded by the coding sequence ATGATCACGACAAAAGAAAATATGTGCGAGCTAGCCATTCAGATGTTCAAGGAAATGGGCTTTGAACAAGTCAGCATTAATATGATTTGCAATCAACTGAAGGTTACCCGCGGTTCCTTTTACCATCACTTTTCCAGCAAGAACGACTTATTGTTGTTCTGGTTTTCTTCCCAGGTCGAAAAAAATATAGCCGTTGATATGAGCCTGGCATCTCCTAAACGGATTTTGAAGAAACAAACGATGGATTACGCTGCCATTATTCATCAGGTGGGGCATGATTTAATGTACCATATCCTAATGGCGGAATTTGAGCTTGAAGGCCGGCATTTTTACACGTATCTCCATGCGGAGGATCAGTCCGTCAGTTTAATCCATAAAGCTATCGAGCTTCAAGAAATCCATTCCGCTGAATCCGCCAAGAAGCTTTTCGACGCCTATACGGCTGCCATGGTCGGAGCGATCGTTATGTGGAAGTTCGACAATGGTCAATTTGATATTGCCGATAAAATTGAATCCATTTTTGATACGATTTTTAGTTAA
- a CDS encoding MFS transporter, protein MSAKPNKWLIIILALGVFGILNTEMGVIGILPLIAERYDVSITTAGLVVSLFALAIAVSGPITPLLFSRMNRKTTMLLVLSIFILGNAVSAATSNFALLLIARVIPALFHPVYVSLAFTAAASSVSKEEGPKAVSKIFIGVSAGMVLGVPVTSLIADATTLSMALIFLAVVNALVFLATLLFVPAMPVNEKVSYGAQVRVLKRSVIWLSIAAVIFMNGAVYGVYSYLAEYLETVTNMAWNTISFALFLYGAANIVGNFLAGKLLAAYAYKCAVIFPFALGAVYIVMFSMGQIGISMFFIIVIWGVVAGIGANINQYWITSAAPEAPEFANGLFLTSANLGTTFGATVCGLFITGMGTPYVVLGGFLFLLLSSISVLLRRSSSINANTIRLTKG, encoded by the coding sequence TTGAGCGCAAAACCGAATAAATGGCTGATTATTATTTTGGCATTAGGCGTCTTTGGGATATTGAATACCGAGATGGGAGTTATCGGGATATTGCCGTTAATTGCCGAGCGCTATGACGTCAGCATAACCACAGCCGGGCTGGTGGTCAGTCTTTTTGCGCTGGCCATTGCCGTATCCGGTCCAATTACGCCATTATTGTTCTCTCGCATGAATCGCAAGACAACGATGCTGCTTGTGCTCTCTATTTTTATTCTGGGCAACGCGGTCTCCGCGGCAACGTCCAATTTTGCCTTGTTACTAATTGCTCGAGTGATTCCGGCCCTTTTTCATCCCGTATATGTGTCACTGGCCTTTACGGCTGCTGCTTCGTCTGTCAGTAAGGAAGAGGGCCCCAAAGCGGTGTCGAAAATATTTATCGGAGTATCGGCAGGAATGGTTCTTGGCGTGCCTGTCACTAGTCTAATTGCCGATGCGACCACCTTAAGCATGGCGTTGATATTCCTTGCCGTTGTGAATGCGCTCGTGTTTTTGGCAACCCTTCTTTTTGTGCCAGCCATGCCGGTTAACGAAAAAGTATCCTATGGGGCACAAGTGAGAGTACTGAAAAGATCAGTCATTTGGCTGTCTATCGCCGCCGTTATTTTTATGAACGGGGCCGTATACGGCGTATATAGTTACCTTGCCGAGTATCTGGAAACCGTTACGAATATGGCGTGGAACACGATTAGCTTCGCGTTATTCCTTTACGGAGCGGCCAATATCGTCGGAAACTTCCTGGCAGGAAAACTTCTCGCAGCATACGCCTATAAATGCGCCGTTATTTTTCCTTTTGCGCTGGGCGCGGTTTACATCGTGATGTTTTCTATGGGACAGATCGGCATTTCCATGTTCTTCATTATAGTAATTTGGGGAGTAGTGGCAGGTATCGGAGCGAATATCAACCAATACTGGATAACGTCCGCTGCTCCGGAGGCGCCAGAATTCGCCAACGGATTATTTCTGACATCAGCCAATTTAGGAACAACCTTTGGAGCGACGGTATGCGGACTATTTATTACCGGAATGGGTACGCCGTACGTTGTGTTAGGCGGATTTCTATTTTTGCTGTTAAGCTCCATTTCCGTATTGTTGAGAAGATCCTCCTCTATTAACGCAAATACAATTCGCCTGACCAAAGGCTGA
- a CDS encoding aldo/keto reductase, with the protein MNERRNARLGLGCSRMSQASSNRKESIATIHAALESGITHLNTADFYSSGHNEMLIGEALKDGYRDKAFLSVKFGALTAPNGAMYGLDVRPHHIKNYLAHTLKRLNVEYIDLYQPARTDLAIPVEEVIGAMADMVKAGYVKHIGMTQVDAETLRRAHSVHPIHMAEYQYSLFNRSIEQEIMPAARELDIDIVAFGTLSHGLLSGTFSKEKVDHSNAYIPLFSKDNIDRNLSLVEALREIAAEKQLTVAQLAVSWVLAKGKDIIPLVGARTVVQLQESMKSLDVRLSERDVKRIEEAVPASQIAGGSFPQMKFNNGVVVSS; encoded by the coding sequence ATGAACGAGAGAAGAAACGCAAGATTGGGACTTGGCTGCAGCCGGATGTCTCAAGCAAGCTCTAACCGCAAGGAAAGTATTGCAACGATTCATGCGGCATTGGAATCCGGAATTACGCATCTTAACACGGCAGACTTTTATTCAAGCGGACATAACGAAATGCTGATTGGCGAAGCGCTCAAAGACGGCTATAGGGATAAGGCTTTTTTATCCGTGAAATTCGGGGCATTGACGGCGCCAAACGGAGCCATGTACGGACTGGATGTCAGGCCGCACCATATAAAAAATTACCTTGCGCATACGCTTAAGCGGTTAAATGTGGAGTACATCGATTTATACCAGCCGGCAAGGACCGACTTGGCTATTCCCGTTGAAGAGGTCATTGGCGCTATGGCCGATATGGTGAAGGCGGGCTACGTTAAGCATATTGGCATGACGCAGGTGGATGCGGAGACACTAAGAAGAGCGCATTCCGTGCATCCGATCCATATGGCGGAATATCAATATTCGTTGTTTAACCGCAGTATCGAGCAAGAGATTATGCCGGCTGCAAGGGAATTAGACATTGATATCGTGGCGTTTGGGACGCTGTCTCACGGCTTGCTGAGCGGCACTTTTTCGAAAGAAAAGGTGGATCATAGCAACGCTTATATTCCGTTATTCTCGAAAGACAATATTGATCGCAATCTTTCGCTTGTAGAAGCCCTGCGCGAGATCGCCGCTGAGAAACAATTGACGGTAGCGCAGCTTGCGGTATCATGGGTTCTGGCCAAAGGCAAAGACATTATCCCGTTAGTTGGCGCCAGAACCGTTGTCCAGCTTCAAGAATCCATGAAGTCTCTGGATGTGCGTCTGAGTGAACGGGATGTGAAGAGAATAGAAGAGGCTGTTCCGGCTTCTCAGATAGCGGGCGGAAGTTTTCCGCAAATGAAATTTAATAACGGCGTTGTTGTGAGTTCGTAA
- a CDS encoding twin-arginine translocase TatA/TatE family subunit: MADIGMPGFILLIIVALLLFGPKKLPELGRALGRTVREFKSGMHGLMNDDEPNTKKNTAEYETDRPNSKQQLPE; this comes from the coding sequence ATGGCTGACATCGGAATGCCCGGCTTTATCCTTCTTATTATTGTTGCATTGCTGCTATTCGGACCCAAAAAGCTTCCCGAGCTTGGGCGGGCGCTTGGACGCACCGTTCGGGAGTTTAAGTCCGGCATGCATGGCCTGATGAATGACGACGAACCAAATACGAAAAAGAACACGGCAGAGTACGAAACCGACCGTCCCAATTCAAAACAGCAACTTCCGGAATAA
- a CDS encoding TetR/AcrR family transcriptional regulator: MPKVDRRIVKTQESLKHAVIDLMSEKSFDEITIQDIADRANLNRGTIYLHYQDKYDLLDKLIESHLNELGEMDKWACEMDWIDALVPYFKYFEENFLFFSTMLASKEAKGAPSSFRTRLLNSFMEGFKGEIDRESERNTDLSDEVMLQYAGTAYVGVIEWWIRNGMPHPPEVMAKQVGVLLERSL, translated from the coding sequence ATGCCCAAAGTGGATCGAAGAATTGTTAAAACGCAGGAGTCATTAAAACACGCGGTTATCGATCTAATGTCGGAAAAAAGCTTCGACGAAATTACGATTCAGGATATCGCGGACCGGGCAAATCTAAACCGCGGAACGATTTACCTGCATTATCAGGACAAATACGACTTACTCGATAAACTCATCGAATCACACTTGAATGAATTGGGAGAAATGGATAAATGGGCATGCGAGATGGATTGGATTGACGCGCTGGTTCCTTATTTCAAATATTTCGAAGAAAATTTTCTTTTTTTCTCCACGATGCTTGCCAGTAAAGAAGCGAAGGGTGCCCCGTCCTCTTTCCGAACCCGGCTGCTGAACTCTTTTATGGAAGGGTTTAAAGGTGAAATTGACAGGGAAAGCGAAAGAAATACCGATTTGAGCGATGAGGTTATGCTGCAGTATGCCGGGACTGCTTATGTAGGGGTAATTGAATGGTGGATCAGGAACGGTATGCCCCATCCGCCGGAAGTTATGGCGAAGCAAGTTGGGGTTTTATTGGAGCGAAGTCTTTAA